In Camelus ferus isolate YT-003-E chromosome 10, BCGSAC_Cfer_1.0, whole genome shotgun sequence, the following proteins share a genomic window:
- the CELF1 gene encoding CUGBP Elav-like family member 1 isoform X9: protein MQPSSKKMNGTLDHPDQPDLDAIKMFVGQVPRTWSEKDLRELFEQYGAVYEINVLRDRSQNPPQSKGCCFVTFYTRKAALEAQNALHNMKVLPGMHHPIQMKPADSEKNNAVEDRKLFIGMISKKCTENDIRVMFSSFGQIEECRILRGPDGLSRGCAFVTFTTRAMAQTAIKAMHQAQTMEGCSSPMVVKFADTQKDKEQKRMAQQLQQQMQQISAASVWGNLAGLNTLGPQYLALYLQLLQQTASSGNLNTLSSLHPMGGLNAMQLQNLAALAAAASAAQNTPSGTNALTTSSSPLSVLTSSAGSSPSSSSSSSVNPIASLGALQTLAGATAGLNVSSLAGMAALNGGLGSSGLSNGTGSTMEALTQAYSGIQQYAAAALPTLYNQNLLTQQSIGAAGSQKEGPEGANLFIYHLPQEFGDQDLLQMFMPFGNVVSAKVFIDKQTNLSKCFGFVSYDNPVSAQAAIQSMNGFQIGMKRLKVQLKRSKNDSKPY, encoded by the exons CTCAAAGAAAATGAACGGCACCCTGGACCATCCAGACCAACCAGATCTTGATGCTATCAAGATGTTTGTGGGCCAGGTTCCAAGGACCTGGTCTGAGAAGGACTTGAGGGAACTCTTTGAACAGTATGGTGCTGTCTATGAAATCAATGTCCTAAGGGATAGGAGCCAAAACCCACCTCAGAGCAAAG GGTgctgttttgttacattttacACCCGAAAAGCTGCATTAGAGGCTCAGAATGCTCTTCACAACATGAAGGTCCTCCCAGGG atgCATCATCCTATACAGATGAAACCTGCCGACAGTGAGAAGAATAATG CAGTGGAAGACAGGAAGCTGTTTATTGGTATGATTTCCAAGAAGTGCACTGAAAACGACATCCGAGTCATGTTCTCTTCATTTGGACAGATTGAAGAATGCCGGATATTGAGGGGACCTGATGGCCTGAGCCGTG GTTGTGCATTTGTGACTTTTACAACAAGAGCCATGGCACAGACGGCCATCAAGGCAATGCACCAAGCACAGACCATGGAG GGTTGCTCATCCCCCATGGTGGTAAAATTTGCTGATACACAGAAGgacaaagaacagaagagaatggcccagcagctccagcagcagATGCAGCAAATCAGCGCAGCATCTGTGTGGGGAAACCTTGCTGGTCTAAACACTCTTGGACCCCAGTACTTAGCA CTTTATTTGCAGCTCCTTCAGCAGACTGCCTCCTCTGGGAACCTCAACACCCTGAGCAGCCTCCACCCAATGGGAG GGTTAAATGCAATGCAGTTACAGAATTTGGCTGCGCTAGCTGCTGCAGCTAGTGCAGCTCAGAACACACCAAGTGGTACCAATGCTCTCACTACATCCAGCAGTCCCCTCAGCGTCCTCACCAGTTCAG CAGGGTCCTCACCgagctccagcagcagcagctctgtcAACCCCATCGCCTCCCTTGGAGCCCTGCAAACATTAGCTGGAGCAACAGCGGGCCTCAACGTCAGCTCTTTGGCAG GGATGGCTGCTTTAAATGGTGGCCTGGGCAGCAGTGGCCTTTCCAACGGCACCGGGAGCACCATGGAGGCTCTCACACAGGCCTACTCGGGGATCCAGCAGTATGCTGCAGCGGCGCTCCCCACTCTGTACAACCAGAACCTGTTGACACAGCAGAGCATTGGTGCTGCTGGCAGCCAGAAGGAAG GTCCAGAAGGAGCCAATCTGTTCATCTACCACCTGCCCCAGGAGTTTGGAGATCAGGACCTGCTGCAGATGTTTATGCCCTTTGGGAATGTCGTGTCTGCCAAGGTTTTTATAGACAAGCAGACAAACCTGAGCAAGTGTTTTG GTTTTGTAAGTTACGACAATCCTGTTTCGGCTCAAGCTGCCATCCAGTCCATGAACGGCTTTCAGATTGGCATGAAGCGGCTTAAAGTGCAGCTCAAACGTTCGAAGAATGACAGCAAGCCCTACTGA
- the CELF1 gene encoding CUGBP Elav-like family member 1 isoform X2 — MAAFKLDFLPEMMVDHCSLNSSPVSKKMNGTLDHPDQPDLDAIKMFVGQVPRTWSEKDLRELFEQYGAVYEINVLRDRSQNPPQSKGCCFVTFYTRKAALEAQNALHNMKVLPGMHHPIQMKPADSEKNNAVEDRKLFIGMISKKCTENDIRVMFSSFGQIEECRILRGPDGLSRGCAFVTFTTRAMAQTAIKAMHQAQTMEGCSSPMVVKFADTQKDKEQKRMAQQLQQQMQQISAASVWGNLAGLNTLGPQYLALYLQLLQQTASSGNLNTLSSLHPMGGLNAMQLQNLAALAAAASAAQNTPSGTNALTTSSSPLSVLTSSGSSPSSSSSSSVNPIASLGALQTLAGATAGLNVSSLAGMAALNGGLGSSGLSNGTGSTMEALTQAYSGIQQYAAAALPTLYNQNLLTQQSIGAAGSQKEGPEGANLFIYHLPQEFGDQDLLQMFMPFGNVVSAKVFIDKQTNLSKCFGFVSYDNPVSAQAAIQSMNGFQIGMKRLKVQLKRSKNDSKPY; from the exons CTCAAAGAAAATGAACGGCACCCTGGACCATCCAGACCAACCAGATCTTGATGCTATCAAGATGTTTGTGGGCCAGGTTCCAAGGACCTGGTCTGAGAAGGACTTGAGGGAACTCTTTGAACAGTATGGTGCTGTCTATGAAATCAATGTCCTAAGGGATAGGAGCCAAAACCCACCTCAGAGCAAAG GGTgctgttttgttacattttacACCCGAAAAGCTGCATTAGAGGCTCAGAATGCTCTTCACAACATGAAGGTCCTCCCAGGG atgCATCATCCTATACAGATGAAACCTGCCGACAGTGAGAAGAATAATG CAGTGGAAGACAGGAAGCTGTTTATTGGTATGATTTCCAAGAAGTGCACTGAAAACGACATCCGAGTCATGTTCTCTTCATTTGGACAGATTGAAGAATGCCGGATATTGAGGGGACCTGATGGCCTGAGCCGTG GTTGTGCATTTGTGACTTTTACAACAAGAGCCATGGCACAGACGGCCATCAAGGCAATGCACCAAGCACAGACCATGGAG GGTTGCTCATCCCCCATGGTGGTAAAATTTGCTGATACACAGAAGgacaaagaacagaagagaatggcccagcagctccagcagcagATGCAGCAAATCAGCGCAGCATCTGTGTGGGGAAACCTTGCTGGTCTAAACACTCTTGGACCCCAGTACTTAGCA CTTTATTTGCAGCTCCTTCAGCAGACTGCCTCCTCTGGGAACCTCAACACCCTGAGCAGCCTCCACCCAATGGGAG GGTTAAATGCAATGCAGTTACAGAATTTGGCTGCGCTAGCTGCTGCAGCTAGTGCAGCTCAGAACACACCAAGTGGTACCAATGCTCTCACTACATCCAGCAGTCCCCTCAGCGTCCTCACCAGTTCAG GGTCCTCACCgagctccagcagcagcagctctgtcAACCCCATCGCCTCCCTTGGAGCCCTGCAAACATTAGCTGGAGCAACAGCGGGCCTCAACGTCAGCTCTTTGGCAG GGATGGCTGCTTTAAATGGTGGCCTGGGCAGCAGTGGCCTTTCCAACGGCACCGGGAGCACCATGGAGGCTCTCACACAGGCCTACTCGGGGATCCAGCAGTATGCTGCAGCGGCGCTCCCCACTCTGTACAACCAGAACCTGTTGACACAGCAGAGCATTGGTGCTGCTGGCAGCCAGAAGGAAG GTCCAGAAGGAGCCAATCTGTTCATCTACCACCTGCCCCAGGAGTTTGGAGATCAGGACCTGCTGCAGATGTTTATGCCCTTTGGGAATGTCGTGTCTGCCAAGGTTTTTATAGACAAGCAGACAAACCTGAGCAAGTGTTTTG GTTTTGTAAGTTACGACAATCCTGTTTCGGCTCAAGCTGCCATCCAGTCCATGAACGGCTTTCAGATTGGCATGAAGCGGCTTAAAGTGCAGCTCAAACGTTCGAAGAATGACAGCAAGCCCTACTGA
- the CELF1 gene encoding CUGBP Elav-like family member 1 isoform X10, with amino-acid sequence MNGTLDHPDQPDLDAIKMFVGQVPRTWSEKDLRELFEQYGAVYEINVLRDRSQNPPQSKGCCFVTFYTRKAALEAQNALHNMKVLPGMHHPIQMKPADSEKNNAVEDRKLFIGMISKKCTENDIRVMFSSFGQIEECRILRGPDGLSRGCAFVTFTTRAMAQTAIKAMHQAQTMEGCSSPMVVKFADTQKDKEQKRMAQQLQQQMQQISAASVWGNLAGLNTLGPQYLALYLQLLQQTASSGNLNTLSSLHPMGGLNAMQLQNLAALAAAASAAQNTPSGTNALTTSSSPLSVLTSSAGSSPSSSSSSSVNPIASLGALQTLAGATAGLNVSSLAGMAALNGGLGSSGLSNGTGSTMEALTQAYSGIQQYAAAALPTLYNQNLLTQQSIGAAGSQKEGPEGANLFIYHLPQEFGDQDLLQMFMPFGNVVSAKVFIDKQTNLSKCFGFVSYDNPVSAQAAIQSMNGFQIGMKRLKVQLKRSKNDSKPY; translated from the exons ATGAACGGCACCCTGGACCATCCAGACCAACCAGATCTTGATGCTATCAAGATGTTTGTGGGCCAGGTTCCAAGGACCTGGTCTGAGAAGGACTTGAGGGAACTCTTTGAACAGTATGGTGCTGTCTATGAAATCAATGTCCTAAGGGATAGGAGCCAAAACCCACCTCAGAGCAAAG GGTgctgttttgttacattttacACCCGAAAAGCTGCATTAGAGGCTCAGAATGCTCTTCACAACATGAAGGTCCTCCCAGGG atgCATCATCCTATACAGATGAAACCTGCCGACAGTGAGAAGAATAATG CAGTGGAAGACAGGAAGCTGTTTATTGGTATGATTTCCAAGAAGTGCACTGAAAACGACATCCGAGTCATGTTCTCTTCATTTGGACAGATTGAAGAATGCCGGATATTGAGGGGACCTGATGGCCTGAGCCGTG GTTGTGCATTTGTGACTTTTACAACAAGAGCCATGGCACAGACGGCCATCAAGGCAATGCACCAAGCACAGACCATGGAG GGTTGCTCATCCCCCATGGTGGTAAAATTTGCTGATACACAGAAGgacaaagaacagaagagaatggcccagcagctccagcagcagATGCAGCAAATCAGCGCAGCATCTGTGTGGGGAAACCTTGCTGGTCTAAACACTCTTGGACCCCAGTACTTAGCA CTTTATTTGCAGCTCCTTCAGCAGACTGCCTCCTCTGGGAACCTCAACACCCTGAGCAGCCTCCACCCAATGGGAG GGTTAAATGCAATGCAGTTACAGAATTTGGCTGCGCTAGCTGCTGCAGCTAGTGCAGCTCAGAACACACCAAGTGGTACCAATGCTCTCACTACATCCAGCAGTCCCCTCAGCGTCCTCACCAGTTCAG CAGGGTCCTCACCgagctccagcagcagcagctctgtcAACCCCATCGCCTCCCTTGGAGCCCTGCAAACATTAGCTGGAGCAACAGCGGGCCTCAACGTCAGCTCTTTGGCAG GGATGGCTGCTTTAAATGGTGGCCTGGGCAGCAGTGGCCTTTCCAACGGCACCGGGAGCACCATGGAGGCTCTCACACAGGCCTACTCGGGGATCCAGCAGTATGCTGCAGCGGCGCTCCCCACTCTGTACAACCAGAACCTGTTGACACAGCAGAGCATTGGTGCTGCTGGCAGCCAGAAGGAAG GTCCAGAAGGAGCCAATCTGTTCATCTACCACCTGCCCCAGGAGTTTGGAGATCAGGACCTGCTGCAGATGTTTATGCCCTTTGGGAATGTCGTGTCTGCCAAGGTTTTTATAGACAAGCAGACAAACCTGAGCAAGTGTTTTG GTTTTGTAAGTTACGACAATCCTGTTTCGGCTCAAGCTGCCATCCAGTCCATGAACGGCTTTCAGATTGGCATGAAGCGGCTTAAAGTGCAGCTCAAACGTTCGAAGAATGACAGCAAGCCCTACTGA